The following proteins come from a genomic window of Montipora foliosa isolate CH-2021 chromosome 2, ASM3666993v2, whole genome shotgun sequence:
- the LOC137992244 gene encoding histamine H2 receptor-like translates to MERQNNTLTNNTNTTQEELEHEEYFERNQTGAFALYAFLSFLIVAANGLVLLLIWRRRRLRTTSNLMLTSLAFSDLLTGLLAVPMVIACSAAIKPEVCIAMDILNRFLAFSSVGHLTLLSLDRYLRVTKMLRYPTIVTEERLRWALAAVWTSALFLSTVQFAWILSPLEENTVTRFDLGYAIFSFATLVVVPLFLMVAIYTKIFVQLRRHANEIHSEVSDESSSTRVNAGRRKLNEKKIAFLFISMIAVFIFGVSFYFLWAIMDDLEALHGFSIIPIEVMQTLVIWIIFFRFLTALCNPILCTFIKQDFLDALRSFGQGIRDSLRE, encoded by the coding sequence ATGGAACGCCAAAACAACACGCTGACTAACAACACCAACACAACGCAAGAGGAACTCGAACATGAGGAATACTTCGAAAGAAATCAAACAGGCGCGTTTGCTTTATAcgcttttctctcttttttaatTGTCGCTGCGAACGGCCTGGTTCTTCTGCTGATTTGGCGCCGAAGACGCCTACGAACCACGTCAAACTTGATGCTCACTAGCTTAGCATTCAGTGATCTCCTGACAGGACTGCTCGCGGTGCCAATGGTCATTGCTTGTTCCGCAGCAATAAAGCCAGAGGTGTGCATCGCCATGGACATCCTAAACCGGTTCTTGGCGTTTTCTTCCGTGGGTCATCTCACTCTCCTGTCCCTGGACCGTTATCTCCGTGTCACAAAGATGCTGCGCTACCCCACGATCGTGACAGAGGAGAGGCTGAGATGGGCATTGGCGGCAGTTTGGACAAGCGCGCTGTTTCTTTCCACGGTGCAATTCGCTTGGATCTTATCTCCATTGGAAGAAAACACTGTTACTCGCTTCGATCTTGGATATGCCATCTTTTCCTTTGCTACTCTCGTTGTAGTGCCCTTATTTCTAATGGTGGCTATCTACACCAAAATCTTCGTCCAACTTCGGAGGCACGCCAACGAAATTCACAGCGAAGTGTCCGACGAAAGTTCGTCCACACGAGTAAACGCCGGAAGACGAAAACTCAACGAAAAGAAAATCGCTTTCCTCTTTATTTCAATGATCGCGGTTTTCATCTTCGGTGTATCTTTCTACTTCCTTTGGGCTATAATGGATGACTTAGAAGCTCTACACGGATTTTCCATCATCCCGATAGAAGTCATGCAAACTCTAGTCATTTGGATAATCTTCTTCCGTTTTCTGACAGCACTGTGTAATCCAATCCTATGTACATTCATCAAACAAGACTTCCTCGACGCTTTACGGTCATTTGGCCAAGGGATACGGGACTCGTTAAGGGAATAG
- the LOC137992243 gene encoding adenosine receptor A3-like produces MERQNNTLTNNTNTTQEELEHEEYFERNQTGAFALYAFLSFLIVAANGLVLLLIWRRRRLRTTSNLMLTSLAFSDLLTGLLAVPMVIACSAAIKPEVCIAMDILNRFLAFSSVGHLTLLSLDRYLRVTKMLRYPTIVTEERLRWALATVWTSALFLSTVQFAWILSPLEENTVTRFDLGYAIFSFATLVVVPLFLMVAIYTKIFVQLRRHANEIHSEVSDESSSTRVNAGRRKLKEKKIAFLFISMIAVFIFGVSFYFLWAIMDDLEALHGFSIIPIEVMQTLVIWIIFFRFLTALCNPILCTFIKQDFLDALRSFGQGIRDSLRESSQRASQRASQRV; encoded by the coding sequence ATGGAACGCCAAAACAACACGCTGACTAACAACACCAACACAACGCAAGAGGAACTCGAACATGAGGAATACTTCGAAAGAAATCAAACAGGCGCGTTTGCTTTATAcgcttttctctcttttttaatTGTCGCTGCGAACGGCCTGGTTCTTCTGCTGATTTGGCGCCGAAGACGCCTACGAACCACGTCAAACTTGATGCTCACTAGCTTAGCATTCAGTGATCTCCTGACAGGACTGCTCGCGGTGCCAATGGTCATTGCTTGTTCCGCAGCAATAAAGCCAGAGGTGTGCATCGCCATGGACATCCTAAACCGGTTCTTGGCGTTTTCTTCCGTGGGTCATCTCACCCTCCTGTCCCTGGACCGTTATCTCCGTGTCACAAAGATGCTGCGATACCCCACGATCGTGACAGAGGAGAGGCTGAGATGGGCATTGGCGACAGTTTGGACAAGCGCGCTGTTTCTTTCCACGGTGCAATTCGCTTGGATCTTATCTCCATTGGAAGAAAACACTGTTACCCGCTTCGATCTTGGATATGCCATCTTTTCCTTTGCTACTCTCGTTGTAGTGCCCTTATTTCTAATGGTGGCTATCTACACCAAAATCTTCGTCCAACTTCGGAGGCACGCCAACGAAATTCACAGCGAAGTGTCCGACGAAAGTTCGTCCACACGAGTAAACGCCGGAAGACGAAaactcaaggaaaaaaaaatcgcttTCCTCTTTATTTCAATGATCGCGGTTTTCATCTTCGGTGTATCTTTCTACTTCCTTTGGGCTATAATGGATGACTTAGAAGCTCTACACGGATTTTCCATCATCCCGATAGAAGTCATGCAAACTCTAGTCATTTGGATAATCTTCTTCCGTTTTCTGACAGCACTGTGTAATCCAATCCTATGTACATTCATCAAACAAGACTTCCTCGACGCTTTACGGTCATTTGGCCAAGGGATACGGGACTCGTTAAGGGAATCGTCACAAAGGGCGTCACAAAGGGCGTCACAAAGGGTTTAG